The Metabacillus sediminilitoris genome window below encodes:
- a CDS encoding UPF0223 family protein: MDYQYPISLDWSTEETVDVIKFFESIEKAYEKGIERTELLSAYRRFKEIVPSKAEEKTICNEFEEVSGYSSYRVIKKAKDIEEKQTVKM; encoded by the coding sequence ATGGATTATCAATATCCGATCTCCTTAGACTGGAGTACAGAAGAAACAGTAGATGTCATAAAGTTTTTTGAAAGTATTGAAAAGGCTTATGAAAAAGGAATTGAGCGTACCGAGCTATTAAGTGCATATCGGAGGTTTAAAGAGATTGTACCAAGTAAAGCAGAGGAAAAAACAATTTGTAACGAATTCGAAGAGGTAAGTGGTTATTCCTCCTATCGTGTGATTAAAAAAGCAAAGGATATTGAGGAAAAACAAACTGTTAAAATGTAA